A single genomic interval of Pseudorasbora parva isolate DD20220531a chromosome 21, ASM2467924v1, whole genome shotgun sequence harbors:
- the adoa gene encoding 2-aminoethanethiol (cysteamine) dioxygenase a: protein MPGNKSSLIQKIASQASVTFTNCSSSAIGDNKVFLEQQAGLVTLLSDIRAADLKIAPPKKVSISSTQSSAVPPVTYMHICETDVFSMGVFLLKSGASIPLHDHPGMNGMLKVLYGKVNIRCYDKLDKAVGAEGETERQFEPPLLPFQRDNVRRATLRSSGQYSEQSGPCILTPLKDNLHEIDAVDGPAAFLDILAPPYDPDDGRDCHYYKVLQTAGKKSEQSGEDETWLLEIPQPDDFWCGGEPYPGPEASV, encoded by the coding sequence ATGCCTGGAAACAAGTCGTCGCTGATACAGAAGATAGCGAGCCAGGCTTCTGTGACCTTTACAAACTGCTCTTCCTCTGCCATTGGCGACAATAAGGTGTTTTTAGAGCAGCAGGCAGGGTTGGTCACCCTGCTGTCCGACATCAGGGCTGCGGATCTGAAGATTGCGCCACCGAAGAAAGTCTCCATATCCTCCACACAGTCCTCAGCAGTCCCACCGGTCACATACATGCACATCTGTGAGACTGATGTCTTCAGCATGGGAGTTTTTCTGCTGAAGTCTGGGGCTTCCATCCCTCTGCATGACCACCCTGGGATGAATGGCATGCTGAAGGTCCTATATGGCAAGGTCAATATAAGGTGTTATGACAAGTTGGATAAAGCTGTTGGTGCTGAGGGTGAAACTGAGAGGCAGTTTGAGCCACCACTATTGCCTTTCCAGAGGGATAATGTGAGGAGAGCTACGCTGAGGTCTTCCGGACAGTATTCTGAGCAAAGCGGCCCTTGCATCTTGACCCCTCTCAAAGACAACCTTCATGAGATTGATGCAGTGGATGGACCAGCTGCGTTTCTTGATATATTGGCACCACCTTATGACCCTGACGACGGGAGAGATTGTCACTACTACAAAGTTTTACAAACTGCTGGCAAAAAGTCAGAGCAGAGCGGTGAAGATGAAACTTGGCTTTTAGAGATCCCCCAACCAGATGATTTCTGGTGCGGGGGGGAGCCTTACCCAGGTCCTGAAGCTTCGGTGTAG